The genomic segment GCTCCTCTCAGTGCAAAACGGATATGCGTCCCGCCAATATCGGCCAGAAGAACGGGCATCAATGATGCACTCCCTTTACATTATGGCGGCTTTCCTTGTGTGGAATACCGTAAGGGTCCATGTGGATCATAATTTCGGCGTGAGGATAATCCGCCATAATATCACGCTCCAGTGCCAAAGCCACGGCATGTGCCTCTTTCAGGGTAAATTCCGGATCGATCTCGATATCCATGCTCAGATACAGCACCATCCCGGAGCGGCGGGTGCGCAGGTCATGGAGTCCCAGCACATCGTCGTGTCTTTTGGCAATTTCCCTGATCCGTTCCCGCACGGCGTCCGGCAATTCTTTGTCCATCAGCATATCCGTCGCGCTTTTCCCGATTTTAAAAGACGCTGCCCCGAAAGAGCCTGCTACAAGGAGCGCCGTTACCGGATCGATCCAGGAAGCCCAGCCCTGATAATCCGCAAAAAGCGCCAGCATGACACTGCTATTGAGAAAAATATCGGTTCTGTAATGCGCGTGGTCCGCTTCTATCGCCAAAGAAGGCGCTTTTTTAAGACAAAATTTCTGAACGCCTACCAAAATCAGGGTCAGAAGAATCGCCGCCGCCGAAACACCGATCCCGATCATATGGTGCTCTAACACCCGCGGTTCAAAAAAACGGTTGAGGGATTCAAAAGCCAGAAAACACCCTCCGCCCGCCAGAAAAGCGGACTGGAACAACGCCGCCAGGGCTTCGGCCTTTCCGTGACCGTGCCGATGGTCCTTATCCGCCGGCTTCAGGGACAGCCGGATTGCAAGGAGCATCGCCAGAGAAACGCCGCCATCCATGAAAGAATCCATCAAAGTGGCCAAAACAGACGCCGAGCCTGACTGCCAGTAAGCATATGCCTTGATCGTAATGAGGACCAGAACGGTTCCAAGTGCCCAAAAGGACGCCAGCAGAGCATAACCGGGCTGAACGGCTTGTCCGGGGGCCAGAAAATGAGAATGGGAATGCATGGATGGCATCCTACTCCAATTCCTGATCTTTTTTAACCCGTTATAGATAAATCTTGAAAAGCTTACACACAGCTAAAAACGGGGAGTTCTTCTCATTGGGGCTTTTCAGAGAAGAAAAAACACGGTAGACATTTTCTTTTAAAAATGAAATCAGGCGCTTATGACTTCCGAAACAACGCTAAAAGGCCTCGAAAAAACCAAAACCGTTGTCAATTACCTTCTCGACATCTGTGAAGCCGTGGGCGGGAGCA from the Rhodospirillales bacterium genome contains:
- a CDS encoding cation diffusion facilitator family transporter, which produces MHSHSHFLAPGQAVQPGYALLASFWALGTVLVLITIKAYAYWQSGSASVLATLMDSFMDGGVSLAMLLAIRLSLKPADKDHRHGHGKAEALAALFQSAFLAGGGCFLAFESLNRFFEPRVLEHHMIGIGVSAAAILLTLILVGVQKFCLKKAPSLAIEADHAHYRTDIFLNSSVMLALFADYQGWASWIDPVTALLVAGSFGAASFKIGKSATDMLMDKELPDAVRERIREIAKRHDDVLGLHDLRTRRSGMVLYLSMDIEIDPEFTLKEAHAVALALERDIMADYPHAEIMIHMDPYGIPHKESRHNVKGVHH